Within the Cydia pomonella isolate Wapato2018A chromosome 3, ilCydPomo1, whole genome shotgun sequence genome, the region acaTCTGATCTCGAACTTCTCTACGGGTTTGAAGAGACTCCAAATTGTCAAGGcgaaaagatttaaatttatatttcattgttctgataaatttgttcttaattttttcaattgtgttaATGTGAACATTGAAATGAGGATTCCAGACTGTAGTAGCGTATTCTAAGTTGGACCTAACAAATGCGTTAAAGAGAAGTTGCAGAGTCTTAGGGTTTGTAAAATCCCTGCTTTGTCTGAAAATGAATCCCAACATTCTGTATGCTTTTGCTGAAATTTTGTCCATTTGTCAAATAAATTGTAGCTCGCTATCAAGATTTAACCCCAGATCCTTCACTTCAGACACAACCCTtgtaattttgttgtttaatgaataattatactTTAACATATTGCGTTTTCTTGTAAATGTAATATTACTAAGAAGATATGATTATAATTAAGTCATACAAACAAAGGGCGTCCCATCGCGGCACTTAAGTCTTTTTAATAGAAGAgcagttgattttttttaagtcattaaTGGGCCAACTGATGATGAAATGaattttggtaaaaataattatgaaattaaaatagtttacttGGAAAATCACTTATTAGGTAAACTGAAAAAGTAATCTTTCATTATAGTAGATTGACAGTTTTTAGTTATGTAGGGTCATCCTGCAGTATGTATTTAAGGGTCAAGGTGTAGCATTGTCAGATTATAACAAAACACACTTACAGTCTCACCAAGGCTGGGGACTCCATCTACGTACACTTCTACTACAGCTTCAGGTAAAGCGAATGGATCGAGGATGGTCATGCCATCCCATTCAGTACCCTGAAACAGAGCACAGAGAAAACGTTTATTAAGTAAATCAAGTAAATACATTTGATTGCATCAATaagtaaaatctaaataagtAATCGATATAATAAAAAGATAGGTAAATAtaattaggtaacaacaggcggtctcatCGCTAAAAAAGCGATATCTTCCAGACAGCCTTAAGGTTTGGGTTCGGCTTTAGGTGTGTGGGGTAGCCATATGTTTTGTAAAGGTATCTTACCTCTTCAACCGACAGTCCCAAAGCTGCGGAAAACACTTCTTTCAAGAGACTTTCAGGTATTTTACTGGATCCAAAAAAACTTAGGGATTTTGGGCTGTGAATCACGTCGAATTCTCCAGCGGCATTTGAGCCTAAAATCAAAAGAATTATAAACAAACGTAATATAATATCACATACTTTCAAGGGAAACCTAGATTTCTTAACTCACCGACTATAAAGAGGACAAGGGAACACCAGAAAACTACCATTTTCACAGCCATTTTTATCGACTGAAAAATCTCTACAAGTACAATGGGCAGACAGACTGTCATATGATTTAAGTCTTGCCATACAAATTATGTGTTACTCTATTCAATAATTCAATAGCACATGCTTCTTATTATTATGTTGGTGCAACAGGTAAGTCCTCTTATCTGGAACAGCTTtgctttttaattaattattgaaaaaaggttagcagaggtcaccggcgaccgcagagctggcagcttcctcgctcaaagaattagtcttgcaatacagcgaggaaatgctgccagtatctacggcaccatgccgcagggggatattttttagtattttattttaagtttagtattatttatttttagatttaggttttaagtatTATTGACTCAAATAGTCGTCGTAGCTGTCGTAGTCGTAATGTCAAAAGTCATCAGTGTCATGTCATCTTTACATCTAATCAAATTTTATTGGAGAGTTTGATTTTGTGCGCTTTGCGTCATTGTTtgttttgataataaatatagttttcaaattatttacaaaattctGAAGTCGTATTGGGCATATTTCTCTAGAAATGTCTCACAGAAGATCAAGTTTTCAATCAAATGACCTTTTTCCCCGTGAAATTGATATTGAGGTGTGCTTAAAAACGctaaaaatttatcaaaaaattgaaGGAGATGTGAATTGTGTTGTATGGGATGCATCATTAGTGTTAGCAAAGTATCTCGAAACAATGTGCCAGAATAAACCTGAGTTCTTAAGTGGCATTAGAGTATTAGAACTTGGGTCAGGTTTAGGGGTTGTTGGTCTTACAGCTGCAACTCTAGGGTAATTACCAAATCGAATTCAATTAGCCAGAAGCCAATTAGACTTTTACTTGgttaattcaattaatttctTCGTTTTCAGCGCTCAAGTCACACTTACAGATTTACCTGAAGCACTGCCGTTGTTGCGATTGAacataaatgaaaacaaatCGAAAATTTCTAGTATGGGAGGTTATGCTATAGCAGAGTCTTTGGTGTGGGGGGACAGTACATCCCAAATACTTAAAGAAGAATTTGATATGATTGTGCTAGCAGACTGTGTTTATTATGAAGAGGTAAACATGGTTAGAATTAATCTTATTGCTTTAGTATGTACATTCGGGCATGTGGGTGAGTGTGTTAGTTACAAAGTGAATGGTGACACAAACAGCTGTTTGTCTCATCTATATACATAATTTGCTTGCATCAGGTAACATTTATAGCCATTTAGCCACACACCACACTCGAGGAGGCATTTTGTGAGGACATCAGTTAGTAGTGTttgcaaattaattaattaattttcgaGCTGTCAGAGTAAGGTATTTGTAACCTGATATTTAATCATAATGACACATGAGTTTAATTTGTTATATCTCTGGCAGGGAATaatggtccctatgacagttaaTTTTATATCGAGTAGCTGTCacataaatgtatgtattttttagaaGTTTAGCACATTCATTTACTTGGCATGAAACTTATAGAAGGAAAAATATGGGAAAAACATATttcctaaatattatttttaattaaacctaacCAAAAAAGACTTGTAACTACTGTACGACAAATTAAAATCATGTGTCTGTCATAAAAAGTTTGTCTTTTGTTGTAGGCAATAGAACCTCTGATACAGACATTACAATGCTTCACCAACACCTTAATGAAGAAACCCACAATGTATTTGACTCAAGAACTCAGAGATTCTGAAATACAAAAGAGGTTGTGGAAAAAGTTTTTTGAAAAACTTAATGACATCTTTAATGTGGAACAGATCCCTGAAGAAGAACAACATAAAAATTACAGAAGCCCAGATATTTTACTCtttaaaattacaaagaaaTGATTTATTAgatgtaagtataattattagtttaaGTGCATTCAGTTTATGACAATAAATTTGATTATACATAGATAAGTATCAATATGCATTTCCAATAGCTCAAATATTTTTCTAGTTCAAATGAATAATACAGTCAAACTTCTTAATCTACATAAATTAATAGAATGTGTCTTTACCTATAGCAGGATATCAGGGGCGGATCCAGGGGTGGTCATGGGGGACATGCCCCCCCCTGAGCCCTGGCTGGGTCTAGGAAATCAGTGGCTGACTTTTTACTCAGGTgaccctccccccccccctaccCCTCCTGACTATAAAGCTGGATCCGCCCTTGCAGGATATCATTATTGGAATTATTAGTAGATTGCCTTccttaaaaaaattgcatttaatttattattgtgaggctttattgttttatactttttgacaggtctatttataaaaaagatttttctagGGATTTAgtgatttaatattttactgtGTTGTGTttactatttaataattaattacctcaaatgtacaaatttaataaagtttctGCCTTGTTGCCTTGAGTTtgttttcatataattataacatatttatgttataagtgttttatttaaccACACTGCCACTCACTCTATATGACTTAATTACCTATCTGAATAAGTAAAGTggagataaaagcttgtatcaaagattatttgttttacaagtgggcaaagttgttgttttacCTTTCATGCAAATATTGACTCCCaagcaagtgaaagattccaaaatggaacCAACAGCATAGTGATTCGAGTAGTGGAATcatgagcgttgcgagggtttcaaggcacaaggGTAAAACACACTTTGCTAATCAAGTGGAATGAAAATTTTCATAttaccaacgcaaggaaaaagAACACTATAAATAGGTTGTAATTAACAGAATTTTAATATTGGACGTGAATCTAAGGAGAAAATCGTTATCAGAGGGCTTACCATGAAAATAGCAATTTCGTTATCGGCTGGCTCTATCGCCCTTAttcgagtgatagagaggcaggtaacgaaatttagtttttcgGAACCTACGACGTgtctccctgtcacgcttacgtacgaatttacaagtgcgacagagaggcaacgaGGTTCGCGGTAACGCTCTCTGTATCGGAacggatctttctcttttactcacaTTAAGATGTAATGGGGAAGGCGGCTGCCAAACTTTGctactagatggcgccactagagTTTGTGACATGTCATTAGCcttttttctttgaataaataaatttaattatctagTAGTTAATGGAAATGTGAGTTACCACGatcaaataagttttgtattaatttaatgagatatttatgtaccggtctaaataatttttaatattagacATGATCAGAGGTGGGAGCTTTGAATCTGCATTGATATCTCTGTAAGAATTTACATCACAGGCGAATTCTGTTGGTGCCTCATAATCGACATTTATTTAATGCTGGattcaattgaaaattattattttggtcgtaaaatattaacttgatattgtacattttccttgatattttaagcataatatttttgagtaaaaaCAGTACATAGCCTAATATACTTAACCTTTCcatgaggttttttttttcctttttacgGATGCTTTGCGTTCCCTTCCCGTATAAGTGCTTTTAACTCAGACGTCCATATTTTCCATGAGGATCCATTTTATTGCGTTAAACAAACGATTATTACGTACATGAAAATATCCTACATGCTCCtgtcaaaataaaaactttttatttgaatgGCTTTCAAACTTTATAGCAGTTTCTCGGCCTCAGATACAAAGTTTATTCGTATACAGAGAGATTAATTATGAAGTTTTATTAAACAttggtttataaaatacaaaaaaaaatttaagtcaTAAATTTCATACGAGTTGGTCGAGTTGTCTCAAActctagtggcgccatctacaatTAGCTTTCAGCCGCCTTCCTGATAGACAAAAATCGATTaccgcggttatagccctgggggcctaccgcgaaaatcgaatttcgcaatttgcggggatctttctcttttactctcactaacacgtaattatagtgacagagaaaaatgcccgcaattgacgaacttcgattttcccggtagccgcccagaagCGAAGCGTTTGAGATGTCTGTGACATCGCCTACCACAGTAAGCCAAGTGTTAAGTAAAGTTTGACGTTTttaaataacccgtgcaccgtctgggctgtcaaaatcgctgccaacttactAATAGGCCTCGGACCAGTCGGACCGGACTAAAGCTGCAGTCCGGTTCGCCCGTCTGTCGAAACTAGTTGTAATCTTTGGTTGTAATAGTGTCTATGGCACTATTTCTGTTTGGTTCTGCTATACTGTCAGAGTGTCAGACAAAACtcaaacgtagtgattatatgctctttgacaaaaCTAACATGTTTTGCCGTTTTCTATACTTATTTAACTTGTTTTCTGTTTTGTGCAAGTAATAATTATAGGTAGCGTTAAAAATCTTATTAAATACATACAGAAACATCTTTAGGTTGAACAAATATCTATctaaaatgtgaaaataatgttaataaaactAGCGTTAACATTCGTTTTGTTTTAGTGGCTTTTGTTGACAGCATGTTGACAGTGTGATATAGTAACTAAGGCTATGGCGGCGGAATCCGAACCAAACCAATCAAAACCAAAAACGTTTGAGAATGGATGGATTGTCTGTCGCTCACAAAAGCGCCCGGGATTATTGTATGACTTCAACACCTTGACAGGTGAAGCGCAATGGCGAGACCCCGACGTAAGTTGTTTAGAAACTTTTTTTGCATTTAACACGATTATAAGAAGCTAAAATACATTtctaatacatataaaattacTAACCATAAATGCGTAGTACTTAGCGACGATATCTCCCTCCTATTTAAACACAATAATAAGTTTTCACCTTGTTCTAATAATTCTGCGGACGTAGTATCGgtaaaacacaactaggattccatcatccaccaatttcctagtatttacgcgtgacacacagacattgacagttatctctatgccctcatccaccaatttgcCGTCAGTCGGATCGACATGTTATTTGAGTACATtggtggaaaaaaaatataaaatatgccaACATGCGTGATCAAGTGTTGTAAGAATTATACAGATCGGACGAAACAAGAGATGGGATAACTTTTCATAGGTAAGTTCATCAATTATCATGTTATCGTACGTAAAATCTCGATATTTCAATTTCTGCGGAAcagaactttattttattagcctacattgtgtcccactgctgggcaaaggcctcccttgtcttccgccactcgtcacgggcGTCATGGCTTTGTGCATGCTCACGCCAGTCGCCAAaaaatgagtccaggtcgtctcgccatctcgtttttggcctgcCTCTGCCTTGAGTGATCTGTAATCACCCGTTATGTACTTataaaagattatttatataaatagataaattattgattgcgAATTTCAAAATAATGAGATTCCCGAAAATAATGAGATTAAAGACACTTTTATGACTAATATTTGATAGGTTTACCtttgttatgtatattatatttttgttcaaaatcagaTATCTCTAATGTCTTTTAACAATTGATTTCatctaatgttaaatattatgattttataagtGTTTGCACGGGGTGCATGTAATTTGAGTCCGTAGATATGGTGCGCATGTGTTAAGACTTATAAAAGCATATGcctacataaatatttgtaatttagtctATATTTGATTAAGCATGTAATGATGTCTTAGTCTCGTTAACTAGCGATTTTATGAGTTTATCTTTATTATCACAGTTCAATTCTGAATTTAATGCTAATGATCGAATATTAGACCTCGTATTTTGTAGCGAGAACTGTCATGTTATGGATTGTACGCACCCACTCGTGCCACAAGATGATCTTCACAAGGCACTTTGCATCGATCTGCCTCTTTGTTTACCTGCACCTTTAAAAATCAATACGActtctaaaaaaatgttttttaatgcCGATTTCGATAGTATTCGAGTAGGTCTTAAGTCTGTAGACTGGGATACTACTTTTTCTTCCATGCATGACGTGGAGACtagagtattatttttttacgaaaccCTTAATGACTTAATTGATAAGTACGTGCCTACGCGAAACCTCACAGATGTCCATAAGTATCCACCGTGGTATAATCGTCCTCTCATAAAGCTGAGTAACGAAAAACGTAAGTATCATGAACGGTAACCTTAAagactatcatattttttcaaaacttaggtctagactttaaaaaaatggaacATGACTGTTATTTATCTTTTAACACGAAAGCAGAATTAAGAATAGCCGAACATCCAAAATATTTGTGGTCATTTGTCAAATCAAAAAAGAACACTGGTGGATATCCCCAAAACATGACTTATAAGGATCAAACTTTCACTGATGGATTTGAAATATGTGATacttttaataaacattttcaatCAGTTTTTGTGACACCTACCcctaattgtaataattataaatccaGTGATTCGTTCTCAGATTTTAAAATCGACATAAACACCATCACATTCACCGATGATATGATACTTAAAGAACTACGGAATGTCAATATTAACAAGGGAGCTGGCCCCGATGGGATTCACCCGGTGTTGATTTCGCGATGTGCCGACGAGCTGCTAAAACCCATATCCAGTATATTTAACCTATCTATTAGGACGGGTGTCTTCCCTAGTGATTGGAAAAAGGCTCTAATCACACCTATACCTAAGAATGCTCAAAAAGAGTCAATAACCCAATACAGACCAATTTCCAAATTATGTACTCTAGgcaaaatacttgaaaaaatgGTTACTCACCAACTATCTTATGTTGTGCGTACGCGCGTATCGAGCaggcatacgcgcgaggcaatttccttacgcacaaaccggccagtgtaggcGTGCGTCGGCCGGTTTgagcgtgaggaaattgcctcgcacgtacgtgctcgctcgctcgctctgtgtttACCCGCCTATTGacgcattatttttatttgttatgtcTCTCCCTTCTCGATTGATTGTACCTTTGACAgttaatttttatatggagGAGCTGTCACGTAaatttttgttcatttttagcaaattaaattacttggTATATAACttttaggtaataataataccttATACTAATAACTcgaaaatttattgatttatttgcaAACATTACTAACAAACGTGTCCGCAAAATGGCTCCTCGGGTGTGGTGTATGGTGATCGTTGTAAcatctatattaaataaataaatattatagggacattcttacacaaattaaattgactaagccccacgccaagtagcttgtgttgtgggtactcagacaacgatatatataatatacaaatacttaaatacatagaaaacatccatgacccaggaacaaatatctgtgctcatcacacaaataaatgcccttactgggattcgaacccaggaccatcggctgcataggcacggtcactacccaacccactaggccagactggtcgtcaaaatattgtgccatggtttgcaataaattatattattatcccTTTATTCATCTTTCTTTAGGTTGGTTTTCTAGGAtatgattataaaataaaaaaataaaaaaacaataaatcacattataaaaaacctattcATATTATTGTTTGTGGTGACAATTTTTGTCCACCTCTCCCCTTTGGGCTTAAAGGTATGACCAATGAGTCCTTTGGCACGGATGTGATCTattagttttttgtaaattggCACAGTTTTAGTAGAAATTATCATCTCATCCCTTGACactattttatatgtatagtcCTCTTTTTTCATTACTTCAAGCAGGCACTTTGTAAGCTCCTCCACATTGTCTATTCCGTATAAATAAGTTGAAGGTGGCTTGGTGATGTTTAATGTTTTATCAACTATTTCCTTGTCTTTTTCTCCATCTTGAGACTTATCAAGGTCTAGTAACTGGAAACGGTTCTCAGTGGGTATTTGATTTGCCACTGTGTGGTTAATTTGAGTCTGGatattactttttgttttttgtatctTGTGGGTAGGCATATTTTGCTCAGGAGAGCGGATTCTTTTTTGACCTGGGGCTCTTTGCCAGGGAACTGTAGTGAAGTCTACTGGTTCAACTACGGAGAGCTCGGATTGGCTCGGCTCGCATCTCTTTTCATCAGGGTGTCGGAGGTGTTTCGTTTATTTTTGGAGGAATTCTGTTTGACCCTTCCGAACTTGGTTTTAAGTCTGATGTGTCATTGTTTGGGTGGTTTGCGCTGGCGCCTACTGTATTACATCTTTCTCTGGGGTTCGCATGGAATAGTCCTTTATGGAAGACTTGTTGAACAAGTGGTTTATTTTGTTGCATGTTTTTTGTTGTTTCAATGGTTTCACTGTTTTCTTTTGTCATCATCTATTTGAATTCGTATAAACGTTACACATATTATCCGTTTTCAATCAGTATTTGGCCGAACATTATGAATTACAAGagttttttgacacaaattttaaattatttgaggttagatttgactatGAAATTTTGTCCGTTAGTTGAtactaacacacacacacacacacttgaTACACTGATGTGTTATTTCGCACTTTTTTGAGGAATTCACTGTTCAATCACTTTACAAGGGTTTTGCTAacaattaattacttatttttggaataattcacgaaaaaaaaaaaaaaaaaaaaaatattattgttctctttattcatttaagaTCTTAgactattataattatatatttctggtcaAAAAACATTCAGtcaaatatttcaaagtattattatcaaagtGTGCTCTGTAAACACCTAGGGCCTCTAAGCTAGGGCTCCAATGATTAAGAGAAATTGCAA harbors:
- the LOC133516005 gene encoding protein N-lysine methyltransferase METTL21D-like; this translates as MSHRRSSFQSNDLFPREIDIEVCLKTLKIYQKIEGDVNCVVWDASLVLAKYLETMCQNKPEFLSGIRVLELGSGLGVVGLTAATLGAQVTLTDLPEALPLLRLNINENKSKISSMGGYAIAESLVWGDSTSQILKEEFDMIVLADCVYYEEAIEPLIQTLQCFTNTLMKKPTMYLTQELRDSEIQKRLWKKFFEKLNDIFNVEQIPEEEQHKNYRSPDILLFKITKK